In one window of Haemorhous mexicanus isolate bHaeMex1 chromosome 31, bHaeMex1.pri, whole genome shotgun sequence DNA:
- the LOC132340246 gene encoding putative small proline-rich protein 5 — MCSRGSCHDYESSCHGSRSSCHESRSSCHAGPSCHYTFQRQPVQKFSYVTPCCPPVQPCYPPMQRYCPPVQRYCPPVCPQATKNICKLPPSYPKY; from the coding sequence ATGTGCTCCCGCGGGTCTTGCCACGACTACGAGTCCTCCTGCCACGGATCCCGCTCCTCCTGCCACGAGTCCCGCTCCTCCTGCCACGCGGGGCCCTCGTGCCACTACACCTTCCAGAGGCAGCCTGTGCAGAAGTTCAGCTACGTGAcaccctgctgccccccagtgcagccctgctACCCTCCCATGCAGCGTTACTGCCCCCCAGTGCAGCGTTACTGCCCCCCAGTCTGCCCCCAGGCCACCAAGAACATCTGCAAGCTGCCACCATCCTACCCCAAGTACTGA
- the LOC132340194 gene encoding keratin, type II cytoskeletal 1-like: MCFRWLKRLYHCLRRKFSRRNRGYSRDISLSHSGFCSGAFTNRHGRASFSCGGDSSVTYSRRPSACPPLPAPAPYSISGRFSCDADGSLVVSSGDGGVTSGWDPLVGTVPVYGSGVGMGYGGEGVGSVIGSAGGGGGSVHHGGDLGVAEGAGAGYGYSAPLSDTLSTGGVSEGSGYYGGGYGYGTYGTGMLPGPELSPAGGGCAQVVQQKCPVVVPTIKSQQCKQSTHWPPIQKK; the protein is encoded by the exons ATGTGTTTCCGATGGCTGAAGAGG ctttACCACTGTCTGAGGCGCAAATTCTCCCGGCGGAACCGGGGCTACAGCCGGGACATCTCCCTGAGCCACAGCGGCTTCTGCTCGGGCGCCTTCACCAACCGCCACGGCCGCGCCTCCTTCTCGTGTGGCGGGGACAGTTCTGTCACCTACAGCCGGAGACCCTCGGCCTGCCCGCCCCTGCCAGCGCCAGCCCCCTACAGCATCTCAGGGAGGTTCTCGTGTGACGCCGACGGGTCCCTGGTGGTCAGCAGTGGGGACGGTGGGGTCACGTCTGGCTGGGACCCCCTAGTGGGGACAGTCCCGGTTTATGGCTCCGGAGTGGGGATGGGCTACGGCGGCGAGGGTGTGGGGTCGGTCATCGGCAGCGCAGGGGGAGGTGGAGGATCCGTCCACCAcggaggggatttgggagtggcggagggagcaggagctgggtaTGGATACTCCGCACCCCTGAGTGACACCCTAAGCACggggggggtctctgagggCTCAGGGTACTACGGAGGAGGGTATGGATATGGGACATATGGAACTGGGATGCTCCCTGggccagagctcagccctgcgGGCGGGGGATGCGCCCAGGTGGTGCAGCAGAAATGCCCCGTGGTCGTCCCCACCATCAAGAGCCAGCAGTGCAAGCAGAGCACCCACTGGCCCCCCATCCAGAAGAAGTGA
- the LOC132340175 gene encoding LOW QUALITY PROTEIN: keratin-associated protein 5-5-like (The sequence of the model RefSeq protein was modified relative to this genomic sequence to represent the inferred CDS: deleted 1 base in 1 codon), with protein MSGRTTPTSIKGLQVPLLLTHLQLSARTRTVLAPATLRSSPNTMCSTGCCSTGCCSVVKSKTVCCTPCKTVCCSPCKTVCCSPCKTVCCSPCKTVCCSPCQQSCCCDPCKKTVCCDSCQTCCDPCQKPCCDPCQSCCDPCQKPCCDPCQSCCDPCQKPCCDPCQSCCDPCQKPCCDPCQTCCDPCQKPCCDPCQTVCCDPCQKPCCDPCQSCCDPCQKPCCDPCQSCCDPCQKPCCDPCQTVCCDPCQKPCCDPCQTVCCDPCQKPCCDPCQTVCCDPCQKPCCDPCQKPCCDPCQSCCDPCQKPCCDPCQKPCCDPCQTCCDPCQKPCCDPCQTCCDPCQKPCCDPCQTCCDPCQKPCCDPCQSCCDPCQKPCCDPCQTCCDPCQSVCCTKVCHKSVCCVPRPCCSPCCSCVVKKPVVVCCTPVRKYCTPCIPIQQCCASLRKTC; from the exons ATGTCCGGCAGGACAACTCCGACCTCAATA AAAGGTCTCCAGGTgcctctgctcctcacacacCTTCAGCTCTCAGCAAGAACAAGAACG gtcctCGCTCCGGCCACCCTTCGCTCCTCTCCCAACACCATGTGCTCCACTGGCTGCTGTTCCACGGGATGCTGCTCTGTCGTGAAGAGCAAGACCGTGTGCTGCACCCCCTGCAAGACCGtgtgctgcagtccctgcaagactgtgtgctgcagcccctgcaagACCgtgtgctgcagcccctgcaagACCGTGTGCTGCTCCCCATGCCAGCAATCCTGCTGCTGCGACCCCTGCAAGAAGACTGTGTGCTGTGACTCGTGCCAGACCTGCTGTGACCCGTGCCAGAAGCCTTGCTGTGACCCGTGCCAGTCCTGCTGTGACCCGTGCCAGAAGCCCTGCTGTGACCCGTGCCAGTCCTGCTGTGACCCGTGCCAGAAGCCTTGCTGTGACCCGTGCCAGTCCTGCTGTGACCCATGCCAGAAGCCCTGCTGTGACCCATGCCAGACCTGCTGTGACCCATGCCAGAAGCCTTGCTGTGACCCGTGCCAGACTGTCTGCTGTGACCCATGCCAGAAGCCTTGCTGTGATCCGTGCCAGTCCTGCTGTGACCCATGCCAGAAGCCTTGCTGTGACCCGTGCCAGTCCTGCTGTGACCCATGCCAAAAGCCCTGCTGTGACCCATGCCAGACTGTCTGCTGTGACCCGTGCCAGAAGCCTTGCTGTGACCCATGCCAGACTGTCTGTTGTGACCCGTGCCAGAAGCCTTGCTGTGACCCATGCCAGACTGTCTGTTGTGACCCGTGCCAGAAGCCTTGCTGTGACCCATGCCAGAAGCCTTGCTGTGACCCGTGCCAGTCCTGCTGTGACCCGTGCCAGAAGCCTTGCTGTGACCCTTGCCAGAAGCCCTGCTGTGACCCGTGCCAGACCTGCTGTGACCCTTGCCAGAAGCCCTGCTGTGACCCGTGCCAGACCTGCTGTGACCCGTGCCAGAAGCCCTGCTGTGACCCATGCCAGACCTGCTGTGACCCGTGCCAGAAGCCCTGCTGTGATCCGTGCCAGTCCTGCTGTGACCCATGCCAGAAGCCTTGCTGCGACCCGTGCCAGACCTGCTGTGACCCGTGCCAGTCCGTGTGCTGCACCAAGGTGTGCCATAAGTCCGTGTGCTGTGTCCCAcgtccctgctgctctccctgctgctcctgcgTGGTGAAGAAGCCCGTGGTGGTTTGCTGCACCCCGGTGAGGAAGTACTGCACCCCCTGCATCCCCATCCAGCAGTGCTGCGCCAGCCTCAGGAAGACCTGCTGA
- the LOC132340237 gene encoding putative small proline-rich protein 5 has protein sequence MCSRGSCHNHESSCHGSRSSCLRSWFSCHRSRSSCHEPEPSCRYIQRQPVQKCTYVTPCCPPVQRCCPPAVPCCAPVQRYCPPAVPCCAQVPCCPQVPYCPQYTKNIWNLPPACPKY, from the coding sequence ATGTGCTCCCGCGGCTCCTGCCACAACCACGAGTCCTCCTGCCACGGATCCCGCTCCTCCTGCCTCAGATCCTGGTTCTCCTGCCACAGATCCCGCTCCTCCTGCCACgagccagagccctcctgccGCTACATCCAGAGGCAGCCGGTGCAGAAATGCACCTACGTGAcgccctgctgtccccccgtgcagcgctgctgtccccctgctgtcccctgctgtgcccccgTGCAGCGCTACTgcccccctgctgtcccctgctgtgcccaggtcccctgctgtccccaggtgccctaCTGCCCCCAGTACACCAAGAACATCTGGAACCTTCCACCGGCGTGCCCCAAGTACTGA
- the LOC132340209 gene encoding keratin-associated protein 9-1-like, translating into MVNGCLTSRRKDGREYKRAPGPARFIRSSSPPFTSPHSSAGSASTPTTPKMPNGCCGCGGGNNYTVCCYSSPRCCKTPMCCSPMQCCSPCCMPMQSCCMPTSCCYTISSNNNSGCCGGCCGGN; encoded by the exons ATGGTCAATGGCTGTCTCACTTCCAGGAGGAAGGATGGACGGGAGTATAAAAGGGCTCCGGGCCCAGCTCGCTTCATTCGCTCGTCTTCTCCTCCCTTCACCTCTCCTCACTCTTCAGCAGG ctccGCCTCCACTCCCACCACCCCCAAGATGCCCAACGGATGCTGCGGATGCGGCGGCGGAAATAACTACACCGTGTGCTGCTACAGCAGCCCCCGCTGCTGCAAGACCCCCATGTGCTGCAGCCccatgcagtgctgcagcccctgctgcatGCCCATGCAGTCCTGCTGCATGCCCACCTCCTGCTGCTACACCAtcagcagcaacaacaacagcGGCTGCTGCGGCGGCTGCTGCGGCGGCAACTGA
- the LOC132340247 gene encoding keratin-associated protein 5-7-like, producing MPNGCCGGGSSYTMCCYSSPKTCKRPMCCSPMQCCSPCCTPCCMPMQSCCMSMPCCYTISSNNSGCCGGSSSGGCCGSS from the coding sequence ATGCCCAACGGATGCTGCGGTGGCGGAAGTAGCTACACCATGTGCTGCTACAGCAGCCCCAAGACCTGCAAGAGGCCGATGTGCTGCAGCCccatgcagtgctgcagcccctgctgcacccCCTGCTGCATGCCCATGCAGTCCTGCTGCATGTCCATGCCCTGCTGCTACACCATCAGCAGCAACAACAGCGGCTGctgcggcggcagcagcagcggcggtTGCTGCGGCAGCAGCTAA
- the LOC132340176 gene encoding loricrin-like, translating to MCSRQSSGGCHGMSSQSSGCHSQGSGCHGGSSSSYQSQGSSCCGGGGGKVIISSGGGGGGSCCSGGSSGYGMGGGYGGGSSGSKSIIGGGSSGGYSGCGMGGGYGGGSSGGKTIIVGGGSGGSSGCCSGGSSYGMGGGYGGGSSGSKSIIGGGSSGGYSGYGMGGEYGGSSGSKSIIGGGSSGGYSGYGMGGGYSGGSSGSKSIIGGGSSGGYSGCGMGGGYSGGSSGSKSIIGGGSSGGYSGCGMGGGYGGGSSGSKSIIGGGGSSGCCSGGSSYGMGGGYGGGPSGSKSIIGGGSSGGSSGCCSGSSYGMGGGYDGGSSGSKSIIGGGGSSGYCGGGYSGYGMGGGYGGGSSGGKTIIGGGGSGGSSGCCSGGSSYGMGGGCSGGSSGQTIIISSGGGGGGSSQQKCPIVIPSVVSHQSKQSSYWPYGQQK from the coding sequence ATGTGCTCCAGACAAAGCTCCGGTGGCTGCCATGGGATGTCCTCCCAGTCCAGCGGGTGCCACAGCCAAGGTTCCGGTTGCCACGGGGGCAGCTCCTCCAGTTACCAGTCCCAAGGCTCCTCCTGCTGCGGGGGCGGAGGGGGCAAAGTCATCATCAGCTCTGGTGGTGGAGGAGGGGGATCCTGCTGCAGTGGGGGCTCCTCTGGATACGGGATGGGAGGGGGATATGGTGGTGGCTCTTCGGGATCAAAGAGCATCATTGGAGGGGGGAGCAGTGGAGGATACTCAGGTTGTGGCATGGGAGGAGGGTACGGTGGTGGCTCTTCAGGAGGGAAGACCATCATTGTAGGCGGAGGTAGTGGAGGTTCCTCTGGATGCTGCAGTGGAGGATCCAGCTATGGGATGGGTGGAGGATACGGTGGTGGATCTTCAGGGTCAAAGAGCATCATTGGAGGTGGGAGCAGTGGAGGATACTCAGGATATGGCATGGGAGGAGAATACGGTGGATCTTCAGGGTCAAAGAGCATCATTGGAGGTGGGAGCAGTGGAGGATACTCAGGATATGGCATGGGAGGAGGGTACAGTGGTGGATCTTCAGGATCAAAGAGCATCATTGGAGGGGGGAGCAGTGGAGGATACTCGGGTTGTGGCATGGGAGGAGGGTACAGTGGTGGATCTTCAGGGTCAAAGAGCATCATTGGAGGGGGGAGCAGTGGAGGATACTCAGGTTGTGGCATGGGTGGAGGATATGGTGGTGGATCTTCAGGGTCAAAGAGCATCATTGGAGGTGGAGGTTCCTCTGGATGCTGCAGTGGAGGATCCAGCTATGGGATGGGTGGAGGGTACGGTGGTGGACCTTCAGGGTCAAAGAGCATCATTGGAGGGGGGAGCAGTGGAGGTTCCTCTGGatgctgcagtgggagcagctaTGGGATGGGTGGAGGATATGATGGTGGATCTTCAGGGTCAAAGAGCATCATTGGAGGGGGAGGTTCCTCTGGATACTGTGGTGGAGGATACTCAGGATATGGCATGGGAGGAGGGTACGGTGGTGGCTCTTCAGGAGGGAAGACCATCATTGGAGGTGGAGGCAGTGGGGGATCCTCTGGATGCTGCAGTGGAGGATCCAGCTATGGGATGGGAGGAGGATGCAGTGGTGGCTCCTCAGGCCAGACCATCATCATCAGCTCTGGAGGTGGCGGCGGAGGCTCCTCGCAGCAGAAATGTCCCATTGTCATCCCCAGCGTGGTGTCCCACCAGAGCAAGCAGAGCTCCTACTGGCCCTACGGCCAGCAGAAGTGA